A single genomic interval of Helianthus annuus cultivar XRQ/B chromosome 6, HanXRQr2.0-SUNRISE, whole genome shotgun sequence harbors:
- the LOC110865558 gene encoding 18S rRNA (guanine-N(7))-methyltransferase RID2 encodes MSSRPELQAPPEIFYDDVEARKYTSSSRIVGIQAELSERALELLALPDDGIPRLLLDIGCGSGLSGETISENGHHWIGLDISRSMLDIALERETDGDLILGDMGQGLGLRPGVMDGAISISAVQWLCNADKSCHEPRLRLKAFFGSLYRCLGRGARAVFQLYPENNAQRELILGFAMRAGFAGGVVIDYPHSSKKRKEYLVLTCGPPSMSTAAPSAKGEDGNSSSDDESSGDEENQTVSISDRNRPRKKQKLTKKGKTRSWVLKKKEKMRSKGNVVPPDTKYTARKRKARF; translated from the exons ATGTCATCGAGGCCGGAGTTACAGGCACCGCCGGAGATATTCTACGACGACGTTGAAGCTCGAAAGTACACGTCATCTTCTCGTATCGTTGGAATTCAG GCAGAGCTTTCAGAGAGAGCACTAGAGCTTCTTGCATTGCCTGATGATGGAATCCCTAGGTTGCTTCTTGACATTG GTTGTGGTTCGGGGCTCAGTGGTGAAACAATATCTGAGAATGGACATCATTGGATCGGTCTAGATATATCGCGCTCCATGCTTG ATATTGCTTTGGAGCGGGAGACGGATGGAGATCTTATACTTGGTGACATGGGTCAG GGCCTAGGACTACGTCCCGGAGTTATGGATGGTGCCATAAGTATCTCGGCTGTTCAG TGGTTGTGCAACGCTGATAAATCTTGTCATGAGCCACGATTGAGATTGAA GGCATTCTTTGGTTCACTTTATAGATGCTTAGGCAGGGGGGCTAGAGCCGTTTTTCAGTTGTATCCTGAAAATAATGCCCAGCGAGAGCTTATTTTAGGTTTTGCCATGCGTGCTGGATTTGCTGGTGGTGTTGTCATCGATTACCCTCACAG ctcaaagaaaagaaaagagtaCCTTGTCCTTACTTGCGGGCCACCTTCTATGAGCACCGCGGCACCAAGTGCCAAAGGTGAAGACGGTAACAGTAGTTCAGATGATGAGAGTAGTGGCGACGAGGAGAACCAAACC GTGAGTATTTCGGATAGGAACAGGCCACGGAAAAAGCAAAAATTAACAAAGAAAGGGAAGACGAGATCATGGGTGTTGAAAAAGAAAGAGAAGATGAGGAGCAAAGGAAACGTTGTGCCTCCGGACACAAAATACACTGCTCGCAAGCGGAAGGCCCGTTTTTGA
- the LOC110865557 gene encoding 2-methoxy-6-polyprenyl-1,4-benzoquinol methylase, mitochondrial: protein MSVRMVARRLGSKLLPRFTPAATLHSHATSFGFKEVNEEEKSQLVGNVFTKVASNYDIMNDLMSGGLHRLWKERLVSKLSPFPGMKHLDVAGGTGDVAFRILETINSVNRRAMEGTVEDDLREETQIYVCDINPNMLNVGKKRAQERGLGDLGSLVWVEGDAEKLTFKDDSMDGYTIAFGIRNVTHIEKVLAEAYRVLKKGGRFLCLELSHVDTPVFKQLYDYYSFSVIPVLGELVAGDRDSYQYLVESVRRFPPQEVFASMIADAGFQKVEYENLVGGVVAIHSGLKI from the exons ATGTCGGTTAGAATGGTTGCCAGGAGATTGGGGAGCAAGCTATTACCCAGGTTTACTCCCGCTGCTACACTACATTCCCATGCTACTAGCTTCG GATTTAAAGAAgtaaatgaagaagaaaaaagcCAGTTGGTCGGTAACGTCTTCACCAAGGTTGCGTCAAACTATGACATCATGAATGATTTGATGAGTGGTGGATTGCATAGGTTGTGGAAAGAGAG ATTGGTTTCAAAATTGAGTCCGTTTCCTGGGATGAAGCATCTTGATGTGGCTGGCGGGACAG GTGATGTTGCTTTCAGGATTCTGGAAACTATTAATAGTGTTAATCGCAGGGCCATGGAAGGCACAGTCGAAGATGATTTGCGGGAAGAAACTCAGATTTATGTTTGTGATATTAATCCAAATATGTTAAACGTTGGCAAAAAGCGAGCCCAAGAAAGAG GGCTTGGAGATCTGGGGTCCCTTGTATGGGTCGAGGGTGATGCAGAAAAGCTTACTTTTAAGGATGATTCGATGGATGGTTACACTATTGCTTTTGGTATTAGAAATGTTACGCACATTGAAAAAGTTCTTGCTGAAGCATACAG GGTACTCAAAAAGGGAGGGAGATTCCTTTGCCTTGAGCTCAGCCATGTAGACACTCCAGTTTTCAAGCAGCT GTATGATTACTACTCATTCTCAGTCATTCCAGTTCTAGGAGAGCTTGTTGCAGGAGATCGTGATTCTTATCAGTATTTGGTGGAGAGCGTTCGGCGTTTTCCTCCTCAG GAGGTATTTGCTTCGATGATCGCGGATGCTGGGTTTCAAAAGGTCGAGTATGAAAATCTTGTGGGTGGAGTGGTCGCGATTCATTCCGGGTTGAAAATTTAA